In Clostridium sp. DL-VIII, the following proteins share a genomic window:
- a CDS encoding SDR family oxidoreductase produces MDSDYRMKINFDTLPRRFPPQHQNFQPGIEELMNPLPIFDNPDYKGSGKLENKVALITGGDSGIGRAVAIAFAKEGADVAISYLYEHQDALKTKKYVEKYGGTCLLMPGDISHECFCEKLVECTIDKFGKLDILINNAGVQFPQDSIECISPSQLKATYSINIFPMFHLTQAALPYMKRGSTIVNTASVTAYQGPRDLIDYASTKGAIVTFTRSLSNSLVPKGIRVNAIAPGPIWTPLIVSSYSAERVAIFGSDTPMKRAGQPFELAPGYVYLASDDSSYVSGQVLHINGGIMVDS; encoded by the coding sequence ATGGATTCAGATTATAGAATGAAAATTAATTTTGATACTCTTCCCAGACGCTTTCCACCTCAACATCAAAATTTCCAGCCTGGTATCGAAGAATTAATGAACCCTCTTCCAATATTCGATAATCCCGATTATAAAGGAAGTGGTAAATTAGAGAATAAAGTAGCATTAATTACAGGCGGTGACAGTGGAATTGGAAGGGCAGTTGCAATTGCTTTTGCTAAAGAAGGTGCAGATGTTGCAATTTCATATTTATATGAGCATCAAGATGCACTTAAGACTAAAAAGTATGTTGAAAAATATGGCGGCACATGCTTACTTATGCCCGGAGATATTTCTCATGAATGTTTTTGTGAAAAGTTAGTAGAATGCACAATAGACAAATTTGGGAAGCTAGATATTTTAATAAATAATGCTGGTGTTCAGTTTCCTCAAGACAGCATAGAATGCATATCTCCCTCTCAATTAAAAGCAACATATTCAATTAATATATTTCCTATGTTTCATCTTACCCAAGCCGCACTTCCATATATGAAAAGAGGCAGTACAATAGTTAATACTGCATCGGTTACAGCCTACCAAGGCCCTAGAGATTTAATCGATTATGCATCAACAAAGGGTGCAATTGTAACATTCACTCGTTCTCTTTCTAATTCATTAGTACCTAAGGGAATAAGAGTTAATGCAATAGCACCAGGTCCAATTTGGACTCCTCTTATAGTATCAAGTTATTCTGCCGAGCGAGTTGCTATATTTGGTTCTGATACTCCTATGAAAAGAGCTGGCCAGCCATTTGAATTAGCTCCTGGATATGTTTATTTGGCATCTGATGATTCATCTTATGTTTCAGGTCAAGTTCTTCATATAAATGGCGGAATTATGGTTGACAGTTAA
- a CDS encoding FAD-dependent oxidoreductase, producing the protein MESVWNSEIDFRKREALDKNIKCEVLIIGAGMAGMMTAYILNKSGKEVVVIDARSIASGVTKNTTAKITCQHDLIYDKLIKEFGEEGARQYAKANILAIERYKEIIDKENIDCDFERKDAYLYSLDNIKSLEDEYNAAKKLEIDAEIVDKVELPFEIKGALKFKNQAQFNPLKFLKSISEKLTIYENTTALDITEKNTVVTKEGVEITAEEIVVATHYPFLNTPGYYFMRMHQERSYVLALENAQVLNGMYKGIDKNAHSFRNYKNLLLFGGAVHRVGENEKGGAYDKLRKAAKQFYPDSIERFHWSAQDCMTLDDIPYIGHYSSKTPNIYVETGFKKWGMTNSMVAAMIISDMILQKENDFSEIFSPKRFDMSASMKNAANDIIITAKNFIAQRIDIPEENTSSIQNGQAGIIEYKGQKAGVYKDNYGKIFAISTKCAHLGCELHWNADELTWECPCHGSRYDYKGNWIEGPTNKSLPNI; encoded by the coding sequence GTGGAAAGTGTATGGAATTCTGAAATTGATTTTAGAAAAAGAGAAGCTTTAGATAAAAATATTAAATGTGAAGTTTTAATCATAGGAGCTGGTATGGCTGGAATGATGACAGCTTATATACTTAATAAAAGTGGGAAAGAGGTAGTTGTTATTGATGCTAGAAGCATTGCTAGTGGAGTTACAAAAAATACAACCGCTAAAATAACGTGTCAGCATGATTTAATTTATGATAAATTGATTAAAGAATTCGGTGAAGAAGGTGCAAGACAATATGCTAAGGCTAATATTTTGGCGATAGAGAGATACAAAGAAATAATTGATAAGGAAAATATTGATTGTGATTTTGAGCGTAAGGATGCTTATTTGTACTCTTTAGATAATATAAAGAGCCTTGAAGATGAATATAATGCAGCGAAAAAGCTGGAAATTGATGCTGAAATAGTTGATAAAGTCGAGCTGCCATTTGAAATCAAAGGAGCATTGAAATTTAAGAATCAAGCTCAGTTTAATCCCCTTAAGTTTTTGAAATCAATCTCAGAAAAGTTAACTATTTATGAAAATACGACGGCACTTGATATTACAGAGAAAAATACTGTAGTGACAAAGGAAGGAGTAGAAATTACAGCGGAGGAAATAGTAGTAGCAACACATTATCCATTTCTAAATACTCCAGGCTATTATTTTATGAGAATGCATCAAGAAAGATCTTATGTATTAGCTCTAGAAAATGCTCAAGTTTTAAATGGTATGTATAAAGGAATTGATAAAAATGCCCATTCATTTAGAAATTATAAAAATTTATTATTGTTTGGCGGCGCGGTACATAGAGTTGGAGAAAATGAGAAAGGTGGGGCTTATGATAAGCTCAGAAAAGCTGCAAAACAGTTTTACCCTGATTCAATAGAAAGGTTTCATTGGTCAGCACAAGACTGTATGACTTTAGATGATATACCTTATATAGGACATTATTCATCAAAAACACCGAATATTTATGTTGAAACAGGTTTTAAAAAATGGGGAATGACAAATTCAATGGTAGCTGCGATGATAATAAGTGATATGATTCTTCAAAAAGAAAATGACTTTTCGGAAATATTTTCACCAAAAAGATTTGATATGTCAGCTTCAATGAAAAATGCTGCTAATGATATAATTATAACTGCAAAAAACTTTATTGCACAAAGGATAGACATTCCGGAAGAAAATACAAGTAGTATTCAGAATGGCCAGGCAGGTATCATAGAATATAAGGGACAAAAGGCTGGGGTATATAAAGATAATTACGGAAAGATATTTGCTATATCAACAAAATGTGCTCATTTAGGTTGTGAACTTCATTGGAATGCTGATGAATTAACATGGGAGTGTCCATGTCATGGCTCAAGATATGATTACAAAGGAAATTGGATAGAAGGTCCTACTAATAAATCTTTACCTAATATATAA
- a CDS encoding DUF4261 domain-containing protein, whose protein sequence is MKKYREKNKEENVPDIFAETYSVELYMKEEPVILENDLLENIKKYCGNVEISSSQENNIIFAFMDHVLEYKNMSAPVSIVISKIFDKPDILKLNKSLGQSGDLKNKEEIEKCSYRIIVTDIMAIGLEYNKRIELFQKALYAIVELIPCEGIHFQLTEQVISRDEYLENNPFNEDYDLLFGILNVRLFNIEGREDEYLMDTLGLSAVGLCDLQCHFKNLDPDQVLDILYSYGYYIFDNSEAADNLKEIDGIYEEEKWKCEHEVSLAEPKRVVMDINPGREFAGGNRA, encoded by the coding sequence ATGAAGAAATACAGAGAAAAGAATAAAGAGGAAAATGTGCCAGATATTTTTGCGGAAACATATAGTGTAGAACTCTATATGAAAGAAGAGCCTGTAATTTTGGAAAATGACTTATTAGAAAACATTAAGAAATATTGTGGTAATGTTGAAATTTCATCTAGTCAGGAGAATAATATTATATTCGCATTTATGGATCATGTATTAGAGTATAAAAATATGAGTGCCCCGGTTTCAATTGTTATTAGTAAGATTTTTGATAAACCAGATATTTTAAAGTTAAATAAATCTTTAGGACAATCAGGAGATTTAAAAAATAAAGAAGAAATTGAGAAGTGTTCATATAGAATTATAGTAACAGATATAATGGCTATAGGATTAGAATACAATAAGAGAATAGAGCTTTTTCAAAAGGCGCTTTATGCTATAGTTGAACTTATTCCGTGTGAAGGAATTCACTTTCAACTTACTGAGCAGGTAATAAGCAGGGATGAATACTTAGAGAATAATCCTTTTAATGAAGATTATGACCTTCTATTTGGTATATTAAATGTAAGATTATTTAATATTGAAGGAAGGGAAGATGAATACTTAATGGATACCTTAGGACTTTCGGCGGTAGGATTATGTGATTTACAATGTCATTTCAAGAATTTAGATCCTGATCAAGTGCTCGATATTTTATATTCTTATGGATATTATATTTTTGATAATAGTGAGGCAGCTGATAATTTAAAAGAAATAGATGGAATTTATGAAGAGGAAAAGTGGAAATGTGAACATGAAGTTTCATTGGCAGAACCTAAACGTGTTGTCATGGATATTAATCCAGGAAGAGAATTTGCGGGGGGGAATAGAGCTTAA